In a genomic window of Rhodobacter sp. 24-YEA-8:
- a CDS encoding FAD/NAD(P)-binding protein has product MRIAIVGGGAAGAIAAIHLLRNLKAGARIDLFEPRSEIGRGIAYADEAGHFLLNVPVPAMFWTDAAGDDFGRWLDAQATDQTRWQETDGSAFLPRALFGSHLVQMLRLEAAKSEVAFHHHQCLVHHISPVDGGVRIHAGDLPEAGFTHAVIAIGNAPAAEIPQATEGEEGGPRVVQSAWDISLARIAPGDRVVILGAGLTMADCLAELEARGHHGPVTCVSRSGRSPRLSQGTIADFTPSAPPGAGRASAFFRHFRIMVDESLSQTGDWRPAFAFARRNSAQIWRQLNRQEQARLRRHARALWDIHRYMMPPAAWRRMQALETAGALTRVEGRALRIAAGGVVIRQAGGEQLIPADLVINATGFDNSYQTAAVPPGNLLDLTPAELAALPRRGLAVEDNGLMRIAANNGRIFAIGHLVRADHGEMGTVNAFGAVARAMALHLAQEQRS; this is encoded by the coding sequence GTGAGAATCGCCATTGTCGGAGGGGGGGCCGCCGGAGCGATTGCGGCGATCCACCTGCTGCGTAACCTGAAAGCCGGGGCGCGGATTGACCTGTTCGAGCCGCGTTCCGAGATCGGGCGGGGGATCGCCTATGCCGATGAGGCAGGCCATTTCCTGCTGAATGTCCCGGTGCCGGCGATGTTCTGGACAGATGCCGCCGGTGATGACTTTGGCCGCTGGCTGGACGCGCAGGCGACAGATCAGACTCGCTGGCAGGAGACCGATGGCAGTGCCTTTCTGCCGCGCGCGCTTTTCGGCAGCCATCTGGTTCAGATGCTGCGCCTGGAGGCCGCGAAAAGCGAAGTGGCCTTTCATCATCATCAATGCCTCGTGCATCATATCAGCCCGGTTGACGGCGGAGTGCGGATCCACGCCGGTGACCTGCCCGAGGCCGGGTTCACCCATGCGGTGATTGCGATCGGCAATGCGCCTGCGGCCGAAATCCCGCAGGCCACAGAGGGCGAAGAGGGCGGGCCGCGCGTGGTGCAATCGGCCTGGGATATTTCCCTGGCCAGGATTGCACCGGGCGACAGGGTGGTGATCCTCGGGGCCGGGCTTACCATGGCCGATTGCCTCGCAGAGCTGGAGGCAAGGGGCCATCATGGCCCGGTCACCTGCGTCTCACGCAGCGGGCGCAGCCCCCGCCTGTCACAGGGCACTATTGCCGATTTCACACCTTCGGCGCCGCCCGGGGCAGGGCGGGCCAGTGCCTTCTTCCGTCATTTCCGCATTATGGTCGACGAGTCGCTGTCTCAGACTGGCGACTGGCGCCCGGCCTTTGCCTTTGCGCGGCGCAATTCTGCGCAGATATGGCGGCAGCTGAACCGTCAGGAACAGGCCCGTCTGCGCCGCCATGCCCGCGCGCTTTGGGATATCCACCGCTATATGATGCCCCCCGCCGCCTGGCGGCGGATGCAGGCGCTGGAGACGGCGGGAGCGCTGACCCGGGTCGAGGGGCGCGCCTTGCGGATTGCTGCGGGCGGGGTGGTAATCCGGCAGGCCGGCGGCGAGCAGCTGATCCCCGCCGATCTGGTCATCAATGCCACGGGGTTTGACAACAGTTACCAGACGGCCGCCGTGCCGCCGGGCAATCTGCTGGATCTGACGCCGGCAGAATTGGCGGCGCTGCCGCGCCGGGGTCTCGCGGTGGAGGACAACGGACTGATGAGGATTGCCGCGAATAATGGCCGGATTTTCGCAATCGGCCACCTGGTGCGCGCCGATCATGGCGAAATGGGCACGGTTAATGCCTTTGGCGCGGTCGCCCGCGCAATGGCCCTCCATCTCGCGCAGGAGCAGAGATCATGA
- a CDS encoding ABC transporter permease, whose protein sequence is MTFYRFGTAILSLAFITAIWWVIAVSGFVNRTFLPTPVEVWAAAAEMAQSGVLLNDTLVSLGRSAIGFAIGVMLGISTGLLTARLPLFDAALSPFLTLLRPIPSIALVPVAIVWFGIGEGSKYFVISFTVFLTVWLSTHHGMTMVGETWIRAARSLGASRRREFLEVVIPAAAPHIMAGLRIAAALAFLSLVAAELTGATSGIGYRLQEARQYIRVDRMFVCLIQLGLLGAALDLAILALGRRIIHWEQT, encoded by the coding sequence GTGACCTTTTACCGGTTCGGGACGGCAATCCTGTCGCTCGCATTCATCACCGCAATCTGGTGGGTGATTGCGGTCAGCGGCTTTGTGAACCGCACCTTTCTGCCCACGCCGGTCGAGGTCTGGGCTGCCGCCGCGGAAATGGCACAGAGCGGGGTTTTGCTGAATGACACCCTGGTATCGCTGGGGCGCTCGGCGATAGGTTTCGCGATTGGCGTGATGCTCGGGATCTCGACCGGGCTTCTGACCGCGCGGCTGCCGCTGTTTGATGCAGCCCTTTCGCCTTTTCTGACGCTTTTGCGCCCGATCCCCTCGATTGCGCTGGTGCCGGTGGCCATCGTCTGGTTCGGGATCGGTGAGGGGTCGAAGTACTTCGTCATCAGCTTTACCGTTTTTCTGACCGTCTGGCTCTCGACCCATCACGGCATGACCATGGTCGGTGAGACCTGGATCCGCGCGGCGCGCTCGCTGGGCGCAAGCCGGCGGCGCGAATTCCTTGAAGTGGTGATCCCCGCCGCCGCCCCGCATATCATGGCGGGCTTAAGGATCGCGGCGGCACTGGCCTTTCTCAGCCTTGTCGCGGCCGAGTTGACCGGGGCCACATCCGGCATCGGCTACCGCCTGCAAGAGGCGAGGCAATATATCCGCGTCGACCGCATGTTCGTCTGCCTGATCCAGCTCGGGCTGCTGGGGGCGGCACTGGATCTGGCGATCCTCGCGCTCGGCCGGCGCATCATCCATTGGGAGCAGACATGA
- a CDS encoding sulfurtransferase, which yields MAAIPPLVDGDWLEARLGDPSLRIFDATTVLAFPEDGQDGYYTLSSGRDAYIEEHISGAAFADLLLELTDQQAQHAFTVLPSATFAGRIGALGVGDDSVVVVYDQFDPARNPGAFYQHWAGRLWWQLRLEGFDNVAVLDGGLAQWRREGRPVESGETHYPPATFTARRRPELIADKAQVREAITRDDILLLNTVDPVTHAGGRTTFSRPGHIPNSRNVWYEDIFDAATGKLKSPDALRAHFSRVGALDPSKRTITYCGSGIAASVEALALATLGRDDVAVYDGSLTEWTADPDLPLETGA from the coding sequence ATGGCGGCGATTCCCCCCCTTGTCGATGGTGACTGGCTTGAGGCCAGGCTCGGTGATCCCTCTCTCAGGATCTTCGATGCGACCACGGTTCTCGCCTTCCCCGAAGACGGGCAGGATGGCTATTACACGCTGTCTTCGGGGCGCGATGCCTATATTGAGGAACATATCAGCGGTGCCGCTTTTGCCGATCTCCTGCTGGAGCTGACCGATCAGCAGGCGCAACATGCCTTCACCGTATTGCCATCCGCGACATTTGCCGGGCGGATCGGTGCGCTCGGGGTCGGGGATGACAGTGTCGTGGTGGTCTATGACCAGTTCGATCCGGCCCGCAATCCCGGCGCCTTCTATCAGCATTGGGCGGGGCGGCTCTGGTGGCAGCTGCGGCTGGAAGGCTTTGACAATGTGGCGGTGCTTGACGGCGGCCTTGCGCAATGGCGGCGCGAGGGGCGGCCGGTTGAATCGGGTGAAACCCATTATCCGCCCGCGACGTTCACCGCCCGCCGCCGCCCCGAGCTGATCGCCGACAAGGCGCAGGTGCGCGAGGCGATCACGCGCGATGATATCCTGCTGCTGAACACGGTTGATCCGGTGACCCATGCGGGCGGGCGCACCACCTTTTCGCGCCCCGGTCATATCCCGAACAGCCGCAATGTCTGGTATGAGGATATTTTTGACGCAGCGACCGGCAAGCTGAAATCTCCTGACGCGCTCCGGGCGCATTTCAGCCGGGTGGGCGCGCTCGACCCGTCAAAGCGCACCATCACCTATTGCGGCAGCGGCATCGCGGCCTCGGTCGAAGCGCTGGCGCTGGCCACGCTCGGGCGGGATGATGTGGCGGTCTATGACGGATCGCTGACCGAATGGACGGCGGATCCTGATCTGCCGCTTGAGACCGGCGCATAG
- a CDS encoding ABC transporter substrate-binding protein — protein sequence MTSPLAFSRRSFLATGAALGASLAVPMRAAAQEALTLAWYPGIATPQVPLALTGDLWSPEGVAVNPVGFSSGREALEAVLGGAADFATLSEFPATLAALRDQPFRVLANLSLFTDNKIIANRKSGVTDLASLQGRKFGVTVGVSSQFLADSFFADHGITTEPVNIPPSELVPALARGDVDAVIVFDSFYKAARDALGEDYLEFPITDYPTFFIVGASEKVIEERPDAVRGFLRGLLSAQKLVSDQAKTVQAITDSTSGAFTLEAANALWPVFDFRVALPAELLKIQLAEGKWLNAQGLIPTEVTEELLRSHIADQFLRELAPEAVTL from the coding sequence ATGACATCACCGCTTGCTTTTTCCCGCCGCAGCTTCCTTGCCACCGGTGCAGCCCTTGGCGCGAGCCTTGCCGTGCCAATGCGGGCGGCTGCGCAAGAGGCGCTGACCCTCGCCTGGTATCCGGGAATTGCCACGCCGCAGGTGCCGCTGGCGCTGACCGGCGATCTCTGGTCCCCTGAAGGGGTCGCGGTCAACCCGGTCGGTTTTTCCAGCGGGCGCGAGGCGCTGGAAGCCGTGCTCGGCGGCGCGGCCGATTTCGCCACGCTTTCGGAATTTCCGGCAACACTCGCGGCTTTGCGCGATCAGCCCTTCCGCGTGCTGGCCAATCTGTCGCTCTTCACCGATAATAAGATCATCGCGAACCGCAAATCCGGCGTGACCGATCTGGCTTCGCTGCAAGGGCGCAAATTCGGGGTGACGGTGGGTGTTTCCAGCCAGTTCCTCGCTGATAGTTTCTTTGCCGATCATGGCATTACGACCGAGCCCGTGAATATTCCGCCGTCAGAGCTGGTTCCGGCGCTGGCCCGCGGCGATGTCGATGCGGTGATTGTTTTCGATAGCTTCTACAAAGCCGCCCGCGATGCCCTGGGCGAGGATTATCTGGAATTCCCGATCACCGATTACCCGACATTCTTCATCGTCGGCGCCAGCGAGAAGGTGATCGAAGAGCGCCCGGATGCGGTCCGTGGCTTCCTCAGGGGCCTGCTTTCGGCACAGAAACTGGTCTCGGATCAGGCGAAAACCGTGCAGGCGATCACCGACAGCACCTCGGGCGCTTTCACGCTTGAGGCCGCCAATGCGCTCTGGCCGGTGTTTGATTTCCGCGTGGCGCTGCCGGCAGAGCTGCTGAAGATCCAGCTGGCCGAGGGCAAATGGCTGAACGCGCAGGGTCTGATCCCAACCGAAGTCACCGAAGAGCTTTTGCGCAGCCATATCGCCGATCAGTTCCTGCGTGAGCTGGCCCCCGAAGCCGTAACGCTCTGA
- a CDS encoding chlorohydrolase family protein, whose product MRTRIRADWVTGFRQGRHTLIPQGELVWEADRILFVGRDFPGRVDHEINAGPMLLAPGFIDCHVHAGYQIPHRLMSDHGRPDNLGQPFPELEVSRKGTRNPLHDDPDDPWPLFTVAELLRNGVTSFVEVGAPVAMQTRMAGAVGQLGLRAWLGASYDMGGWTTGEGGMLERVIDPAHGAARMQAATEFSRRINGGQNGRLSAILAPSRIDSCSVEQLRETARLAGETAMPVSIHAASHVHEYYDILRRYRMTPIELLRETGLLDLGPLLTIGHGNFTSDHPQIVNSHGARDVALLGSCGCSVSHCPVNLARRGRVLANWPGYARAGVNLTLGADTYPRDMIHQMRKASLMGKMVSGDLTTASAAEVFTAATLNGARALGRDDLGALEPGRKADLVLIRLAPDGVLRQSPLRDPIRAVVECGQGDDVDTVVVDGVIRMQGGRIPGLDLADLARAAQAKAEWIWQNWQDWDTLGRRAEEVCPPSFELE is encoded by the coding sequence ATGAGAACGCGGATCCGCGCCGATTGGGTGACAGGCTTTCGCCAGGGCCGCCACACTCTGATCCCGCAGGGAGAGCTGGTCTGGGAGGCCGACCGCATCCTCTTTGTCGGCCGCGATTTTCCTGGCCGGGTGGATCATGAGATCAATGCCGGGCCGATGCTGCTGGCGCCCGGATTCATCGACTGCCATGTTCATGCCGGTTATCAGATCCCGCATCGGCTGATGTCGGATCATGGCCGGCCCGACAATCTTGGCCAGCCCTTCCCCGAACTCGAGGTCAGCCGCAAAGGCACGCGCAATCCGTTGCATGACGACCCGGATGACCCCTGGCCGCTTTTTACCGTGGCCGAGCTCTTGCGCAATGGCGTGACCAGCTTCGTCGAGGTCGGTGCGCCGGTTGCAATGCAGACCCGCATGGCCGGGGCGGTCGGCCAGCTCGGGCTGCGCGCCTGGCTCGGGGCAAGCTACGATATGGGGGGTTGGACCACCGGCGAGGGGGGCATGTTAGAGAGGGTTATTGATCCCGCTCATGGCGCCGCGCGGATGCAGGCCGCGACTGAGTTCTCGCGGCGTATCAATGGCGGCCAGAACGGGCGACTGAGTGCAATTCTGGCGCCAAGCCGTATCGACAGCTGCTCGGTTGAGCAGCTGCGCGAAACTGCGCGGCTGGCAGGTGAGACGGCGATGCCGGTTTCTATCCATGCGGCCTCGCATGTGCATGAATATTATGATATTTTGCGCCGTTACCGCATGACGCCGATCGAACTTCTGCGCGAAACGGGGCTGCTTGATCTCGGACCGCTGCTGACGATTGGCCATGGCAATTTCACCTCGGATCATCCGCAGATCGTCAACAGCCACGGCGCCCGCGATGTGGCGCTTCTGGGAAGCTGCGGCTGTTCCGTCTCGCATTGTCCGGTCAATCTCGCGCGGCGGGGGCGGGTACTGGCAAACTGGCCCGGCTATGCCCGAGCCGGGGTTAATCTGACACTTGGCGCCGATACCTATCCGCGCGACATGATCCATCAGATGCGCAAGGCCTCGCTGATGGGGAAGATGGTTTCCGGCGATCTTACGACGGCCAGCGCGGCCGAGGTTTTCACCGCCGCCACGCTGAACGGTGCGCGCGCGCTTGGCCGCGATGACCTTGGGGCGCTGGAGCCGGGGCGCAAGGCTGATCTTGTGCTGATCCGGCTCGCGCCTGACGGGGTTTTGCGCCAAAGCCCGCTGCGCGATCCGATCCGCGCAGTGGTCGAATGCGGGCAGGGCGATGATGTCGATACGGTGGTGGTCGATGGCGTGATCCGCATGCAGGGCGGGCGCATTCCCGGCCTCGATCTCGCGGATCTGGCACGGGCCGCGCAGGCAAAGGCCGAATGGATCTGGCAGAACTGGCAGGATTGGGACACGCTGGGGCGTCGGGCCGAAGAGGTCTGCCCGCCCTCTTTCGAGCTGGAGTAG
- a CDS encoding LysR family transcriptional regulator produces MELFSRAARYFEAVAREGSVRAAARAINVAASAVNKHILELERDIGVPLFSRTAQGLRLTAEGKILAEHLRHWMQDARRTRELIEDLSSLRSGHVRIGVVEGLLDFLLNGPLPEFRQLYPQVGVDVGVATSTELQRQLVEGDCDIVIAFNPRPNAAFGIRACAPCHVGAIMAPGHPLAEQPLLTLEMLAGLPVGVPSGTPRLSSVIELAEERTGVKLWRASRSTSVATLKRMASEPPFVAIFTDVEIHAEAQAGVLIHRRLTGDPFAPMLLTVLAREDEDPGFATEAFLSLLSTRFLAAFGAT; encoded by the coding sequence TTGGAACTCTTTTCCCGTGCCGCCCGCTATTTTGAGGCCGTCGCCCGCGAAGGCTCGGTTCGGGCCGCGGCACGCGCGATCAATGTCGCGGCCTCGGCGGTGAACAAACATATTCTGGAACTGGAGCGCGATATCGGTGTGCCGCTGTTCTCGCGGACCGCCCAGGGGCTGCGGCTGACGGCCGAGGGGAAGATCCTTGCCGAACATCTGCGACATTGGATGCAGGATGCGCGCCGCACGCGGGAGCTGATCGAAGATCTGAGCAGCCTGCGCTCCGGCCATGTGCGGATCGGCGTGGTCGAGGGGCTTCTGGATTTCCTGCTGAATGGCCCGTTGCCGGAATTCCGCCAGCTTTATCCGCAGGTGGGGGTCGATGTCGGCGTTGCCACCTCGACCGAGTTGCAGCGCCAGCTGGTCGAGGGCGATTGTGATATCGTGATCGCGTTCAACCCGCGCCCAAATGCGGCTTTCGGGATCCGGGCCTGCGCACCCTGCCATGTCGGTGCGATTATGGCGCCGGGGCATCCGCTGGCAGAGCAGCCGCTGCTGACGCTGGAAATGCTGGCGGGGCTGCCGGTGGGCGTTCCTTCGGGAACGCCGCGCCTCAGTTCGGTGATTGAACTCGCCGAGGAGCGGACAGGCGTGAAACTCTGGCGGGCATCGCGCTCGACCTCGGTTGCGACCCTGAAGCGGATGGCGTCGGAGCCGCCCTTCGTTGCCATTTTCACCGATGTCGAAATCCATGCCGAGGCACAGGCGGGTGTGTTGATCCACCGTCGGCTGACTGGCGATCCCTTTGCGCCGATGCTCCTGACAGTGCTGGCGCGTGAAGATGAAGACCCCGGCTTTGCCACCGAGGCCTTCCTGTCATTGCTCTCGACCCGTTTCCTGGCGGCCTTTGGCGCGACCTGA
- a CDS encoding ABC transporter ATP-binding protein gives MTNPSGAVDLQSVSARFRDRKGTERLALAPTSLRLEPGSFTALVGPSGCGKSTLLNILAGFVAPSEGRALVDGQLVNGPDPNVGVVFQQFALFPWLTARGNVEFSLKRLGLPRDQRRARALAALEEVGLSGRGEDYPGRLSGGMKQRVALARTLVASPDVLLMDEPFGALDAITRVAMQRLLLQVWQHHRPTVLFVTHDIDEALFLADRVHVMSHSPGRIVETIDVDDPRPRPLEGPSRAAAAARGRILELLLATHLD, from the coding sequence ATGACAAATCCGTCCGGCGCTGTTGATCTGCAATCCGTCTCTGCCCGCTTTCGCGACCGCAAAGGCACGGAGCGCCTGGCCCTTGCGCCGACCAGCCTGCGGCTGGAGCCGGGGTCGTTTACCGCCCTCGTCGGGCCTTCGGGCTGCGGGAAATCAACGCTCCTGAACATCCTTGCGGGGTTTGTGGCGCCGAGTGAGGGGCGCGCCCTCGTCGATGGCCAACTGGTCAATGGCCCCGATCCGAATGTGGGCGTGGTGTTCCAGCAATTCGCGCTGTTTCCCTGGCTGACGGCGCGCGGCAATGTCGAGTTCAGCCTGAAGCGCCTTGGCCTGCCACGCGATCAGCGCCGCGCCCGCGCGCTTGCCGCGCTGGAGGAAGTCGGCCTTTCCGGGCGGGGTGAGGATTATCCGGGCCGCCTTTCCGGTGGCATGAAACAGCGTGTTGCGCTGGCGCGGACGCTTGTCGCCTCGCCCGATGTGCTCCTGATGGATGAGCCTTTCGGCGCACTCGATGCAATCACCCGCGTCGCGATGCAGCGGCTTTTGCTGCAGGTCTGGCAGCATCACCGCCCAACCGTGCTTTTCGTCACGCATGACATCGATGAGGCGCTGTTTCTGGCCGACCGCGTGCATGTCATGTCGCATAGCCCTGGCCGCATCGTCGAAACCATCGATGTCGATGACCCCCGCCCCCGCCCGCTTGAGGGGCCGTCAAGAGCTGCCGCCGCCGCGCGCGGACGCATTCTCGAATTACTGCTTGCCACACATCTGGACTGA
- a CDS encoding Rrf2 family transcriptional regulator: MHISARTDYALRAMIELAAYGEEPLKCETIARAQAMPLNFLVNILNELKRAGLVHSQRGTEGGYWLARPARTISVGEIIRAIEGEIALVRGTPPQSVDYNARSRPLQDVWIAFRAAIREVLDETSLASLADGNLPDIVRRFSEGPQHWKS; encoded by the coding sequence ATGCATATCTCCGCGAGGACCGATTACGCTTTGCGTGCGATGATCGAACTGGCCGCATATGGCGAGGAGCCGCTGAAATGCGAAACCATCGCCCGTGCGCAGGCGATGCCGCTGAACTTCCTCGTCAATATCCTCAATGAGCTGAAACGGGCCGGGCTGGTGCACAGCCAGCGCGGCACCGAGGGCGGCTACTGGCTGGCCCGTCCGGCGCGCACGATCTCGGTCGGTGAAATCATCCGCGCCATCGAGGGCGAGATCGCCCTGGTGCGCGGCACGCCGCCCCAGTCGGTCGATTACAATGCCCGCAGCCGCCCGCTCCAGGATGTCTGGATCGCCTTTCGCGCCGCGATCCGCGAGGTGCTGGATGAAACCAGCCTTGCAAGCCTGGCCGACGGAAACCTGCCAGACATTGTACGCCGCTTCAGCGAAGGCCCGCAGCACTGGAAATCCTGA
- a CDS encoding SfnB family sulfur acquisition oxidoreductase translates to MSETRHANPPGKVHLITSDAQAIAIAEKLAAEYAPSASLRDRARALPWEELDRFTASGLWGITVPKAYGGAGVSAVTLARVTAIIAAADGSLAQIPQNHFYALEVIRSGGSEAQKRHYFRLALDGHRFGNALAEIGAKDFQRRTRLIREGGQLFVEGQKFYCTGAIFAHQIPTLVVDETGRQQLVIIPREAAGVTITDDWDGFGQRVTGSGSVSFSRVAVDPDQIVPFQDSFERPTPIGPFAQIIHAAIDLGIGQGAFQATLPFIRNRARPWVDAKVDSAAADPLTLAGLGDVALRLRAASALVTRAGRAVDAAILEATEVSVAGASIAVAAARALTTTAGLLAGSKLFEFTGTSATFAEDNLDRHWRNVRTHTLHDPVRWKYHAVGNHRLNGVNPPRHGAI, encoded by the coding sequence ATGAGCGAAACCCGTCACGCCAACCCGCCGGGCAAAGTGCATCTGATCACCTCGGATGCCCAGGCGATCGCCATTGCTGAAAAGCTGGCGGCGGAATATGCGCCCTCTGCCAGCCTGCGCGACCGGGCACGCGCCCTGCCCTGGGAGGAGCTGGACCGTTTCACCGCAAGCGGGCTTTGGGGGATCACCGTGCCGAAAGCTTACGGCGGCGCCGGGGTCTCGGCGGTGACGCTGGCGCGGGTAACGGCGATCATCGCAGCGGCGGATGGCTCGCTGGCGCAGATCCCGCAGAACCATTTCTACGCGCTGGAAGTGATCCGCTCGGGTGGGTCCGAAGCGCAGAAGCGGCATTATTTCCGCCTTGCACTTGACGGCCACCGTTTCGGAAACGCCCTGGCCGAGATCGGCGCGAAGGACTTCCAGCGCCGCACGAGGCTGATCCGCGAGGGCGGGCAGCTTTTTGTCGAGGGTCAGAAATTCTACTGCACCGGCGCGATTTTTGCGCATCAGATCCCGACCCTGGTGGTTGATGAAACCGGCCGCCAGCAGCTGGTGATCATCCCGCGCGAGGCCGCCGGCGTCACCATCACCGATGACTGGGACGGATTTGGCCAGCGTGTCACCGGCTCCGGCTCGGTTTCGTTCTCGCGTGTCGCTGTCGACCCCGACCAGATTGTGCCCTTTCAGGACAGTTTCGAGCGGCCGACGCCGATCGGACCCTTTGCCCAGATCATCCATGCCGCGATTGATCTTGGCATCGGTCAGGGGGCGTTTCAGGCGACACTTCCCTTTATCCGCAACCGCGCGCGCCCCTGGGTCGATGCCAAGGTCGACAGCGCGGCCGCAGATCCGCTGACGCTTGCCGGGCTTGGCGACGTGGCCTTGCGCCTGCGCGCGGCCAGTGCGCTTGTGACCCGCGCCGGGCGGGCTGTCGATGCCGCCATTCTGGAAGCAACCGAGGTCAGCGTCGCCGGGGCTTCGATTGCTGTCGCGGCGGCGCGGGCGCTGACCACGACGGCGGGGCTGCTGGCAGGCTCGAAACTTTTCGAATTCACCGGTACTTCGGCGACCTTTGCCGAGGACAATCTGGACCGGCACTGGCGCAATGTCCGCACCCATACGCTGCATGATCCGGTGCGCTGGAAATATCATGCGGTCGGCAATCACAGGCTGAACGGGGTGAACCCGCCCCGCCATGGCGCGATCTGA
- a CDS encoding SfnB family sulfur acquisition oxidoreductase translates to MSRTAPENTDLNKRSPARITSHDEAIAAAQRLAADWSQKAARRDAERILPFAEVDAFTALGLGAITVPKEFGGPELSFLTLALVFETICAADSSAGQIPQNHFGVLQLLREAGTPVQQSRFYADILAGKRIGNAGPEKSRALVTHNTTGLSASPEGWRLNGHRFYSTAAIFADWIPTRANDPEGRPVQVWVPRHAPGVRVLDDWSSFGQRTTSSGSVVFDNVLIESEEQIFPVWQRADIPGLAGPVSQLIQAAIDSGIAVGALEEAVRFVQEKSRPWVDAGVPRAQDDPYIIADIGRLQIDLLAAQEVLREAAQTLDEIAAAPVTDESSARASVAVAEAKILTTEIALQASEKLFELAGSASTRASLNLGRHWRNARVHTLHDPVRWKYHLLGNWHLNGAAPARHQWN, encoded by the coding sequence ATGAGCAGGACCGCCCCCGAAAACACCGATCTCAACAAGCGATCGCCCGCGCGGATCACCAGCCATGATGAGGCCATCGCCGCCGCGCAGCGCCTGGCGGCAGACTGGAGCCAGAAAGCCGCCAGGCGCGATGCAGAGCGCATCCTGCCTTTTGCCGAGGTCGACGCCTTCACCGCCCTGGGCCTTGGGGCGATCACCGTGCCGAAAGAATTCGGTGGACCCGAACTATCCTTCCTGACCCTCGCGCTGGTATTCGAGACGATCTGCGCGGCTGACAGCTCGGCAGGGCAAATCCCGCAGAACCATTTCGGCGTGCTGCAACTGCTGCGCGAGGCGGGGACACCGGTGCAACAAAGCCGTTTCTACGCCGATATCCTCGCCGGGAAACGTATCGGAAATGCGGGCCCTGAAAAGAGCCGCGCACTTGTGACCCATAATACGACCGGCCTGAGCGCCTCGCCAGAGGGCTGGCGGCTGAACGGGCATCGGTTCTACTCCACCGCCGCGATCTTCGCCGACTGGATCCCGACCCGCGCCAATGACCCTGAAGGCCGCCCGGTCCAGGTCTGGGTGCCGCGCCACGCGCCGGGGGTGCGGGTCCTTGATGACTGGTCCTCCTTCGGGCAGCGCACGACCTCCTCCGGCAGTGTTGTTTTCGACAATGTTCTGATCGAAAGCGAGGAACAGATCTTCCCCGTCTGGCAACGCGCAGACATTCCGGGCCTTGCCGGGCCGGTCTCGCAGCTGATCCAGGCCGCGATTGATTCCGGCATTGCGGTCGGCGCGCTGGAGGAAGCCGTCCGTTTCGTGCAGGAAAAATCGCGCCCCTGGGTCGATGCGGGCGTGCCGCGTGCCCAGGATGACCCCTATATCATCGCGGATATCGGCCGGCTGCAGATCGACCTTCTCGCCGCGCAGGAGGTTCTGCGCGAGGCCGCCCAGACCCTTGACGAGATCGCCGCGGCGCCAGTGACCGACGAGAGCAGCGCCCGGGCCTCGGTCGCGGTGGCAGAGGCCAAGATCCTGACCACGGAAATCGCGCTGCAGGCGTCGGAAAAGCTCTTTGAACTCGCGGGGTCCGCCTCGACCCGCGCCAGTCTCAATCTCGGGCGGCACTGGCGCAATGCGCGGGTCCACACGCTGCATGACCCGGTGCGCTGGAAATACCACCTGCTTGGGAACTGGCATCTGAACGGCGCGGCCCCGGCCCGGCATCAATGGAACTGA